From Acinonyx jubatus isolate Ajub_Pintada_27869175 chromosome B2, VMU_Ajub_asm_v1.0, whole genome shotgun sequence, a single genomic window includes:
- the LOC128315742 gene encoding putative olfactory receptor 2B8, with amino-acid sequence MDPKNGSSFTGFILLGFSDRPQLERVLFVVLLIFYLLTLLGNTSIIALSRLDPHLQTPMYFFLSNLSFLDLCYTTSTVPQLLVHLRGADKSISFGGCVAQLFVSLGLGCTECILLGVMAFDRYAAVCRPLHYTVIMHPRLCALMASASWFIGFANASLQTVLTFLVPLCGRNKIDHFFCEVPPLLKLSCVDTTVNESELFFVGVIILLIPVALITLSYGRIVRAVLRIKSATGQRKAFGTCGSHLTVVSLFYGTAIYAYLQPSNNYSQDLGKFISLFYTIITPMVNPFIYTLRNKDVMGAVRKVLCRGYDSR; translated from the coding sequence ATGGACCCGAAAAATGGAAGTTCTTTCACTGGCTTTATCCTGCTGGGTTTCTCTGACCGGCCTCAGCTGGAGCGAGTCCTCTTTGTGGTTCTTCTCATCTTCTATCTGCTCACCCTGCTGGGAAACACAAGCATCATTGCATTGTCCCGCCTGGACCCACACCTGCAGAcacccatgtactttttcctgtCCAACCTAAGCTTTCTGGACCTGTGTTACACGACCAGCACTGTTCCTCAGCTGCTGGTTCATCTCAGGGGAGCAGACAAGTCTATCTCCTTCGGTGGCTGTGTAGCTCAGCTGTTTGTCTCTCTAGGGTTGGGATGCACAGAATGCATTCTGTTGGGGGTGATGGCATTTGACCGCTACGCAGCCGTCTGCAGGCCCCTGCACTACACAGTGATCATGCACCCCCGTCTCTGTGCCCTGATGGCTTCTGCATCATGGTTCATTGGTTTTGCCAACGCCTCGTTGCAGACGGTGCTCACCTTCCTTGTACCACTTtgtgggagaaataaaatagaccACTTCTTTTGTGAGGTCCCCCCATTGCTGAAGCTTTCCTGTGTTGACACTACTGTGAATGAGTCTGAGCTCTTCTTTGTTGGTGTGATCATTCTCCTCATACCTGTGGCATTAATCACGTTGTCCTATGGTCGAATCGTCAGGGCAGTGTTAAGAATAAAGTCAGCCACAGGGCAGAGGAAAGCATTTGGGACATGTGGGTCCCACCTCACGGTGGTCTCCCTGTTCTATGGCACGGCCATCTATGCTTACCTCCAGCCCAGCAACAACTACTCCCAAGATCTGGGCaagttcatttctctcttctacaCCATCATCACCCCCATGGTCAACCCCTTCATATATACCCTGCGGAACAAGGATGTGATGGGAGCAGTGAGAAAGGTGTTGTGTAGGGGCTATGACTCCAGATGA
- the LOC128315737 gene encoding putative olfactory receptor 2B8, giving the protein MDLKNGSSFTGFILLGFSDRPQLERVLFVVLLIFYLLTLLGNTSIIALSRLDPHLQTPMYFFLSNLSFLDLCYTTSTVPQLLVHLRGTDKSISFAGCVAQLFVSLGLGCTECILLGVMAFDRYAAVCMPLHYTVIMHPRLCALMASASWFIGFANSSLHTVLIFLVPLCGRNKIDHFFCEIPPLLKLACVDTTVNESELFSVSVIILLIPVALITFSYGRIVKTVLRIKSASGQRKAFGTCGSHLTVVSLFYGTGIYIYLQPSSNYSQDQGKFISLFYTIVTPMVNPVIYTLRNRDMIGAMKKVFCRDMTLDD; this is encoded by the coding sequence ATGGACCTGAAAAATGGAAGTTCTTTCACTGGCTTTATCCTGCTGGGTTTCTCTGACCGGCCTCAGCTGGAGCGAGTCCTCTTTGTGGTTCTTCTCATCTTCTATCTGCTCACCCTGCTGGGAAACACAAGCATCATTGCATTGTCCCGCCTGGACCCACACCTGCAGactcccatgtactttttcctgtCCAACCTAAGCTTTCTGGACCTGTGTTACACGACCAGCACTGTTCCTCAGCTGCTGGTTCATCTCAGGGGAACAGACAAGTCTATCTCCTTCGCTGGCTGTGTAGCTCAGCTCTTCGTCTCTCTAGGGTTGGGATGCACAGAATGCATTCTGTTGGGGGTGATGGCATTTGACCGCTATGCAGCCGTCTGCATGCCCCTGCACTACACAGTGATCATGCACCCCCGTCTCTGTGCCCTGATGGCTTCTGCATCGTGGTTCATTGGTTTTGCCAACTCCTCATTGCACACGGTGCTCATCTTTCTTGTACCACTTtgtgggagaaataaaatagatcacTTCTTTTGTGAGATCCCCCCACTGCTCAAGCTTGCCTGTGTTGACACCACTGTGAATGAGTCTGAGCTCTTCTCTGTCAGTGTGATCATTCTCCTCATACCTGTGGCATTAATCACATTCTCCTATGGTCGGATTGTCAAGACAGTGTTAAGAATAAAGTCAGCTTCAGGGCAGAGGAAAGCGTTTGGGACATGTGGGTCCCACCTCACCGTGGTCTCCCTGTTCTATGGCACAGGCATCTACATTTACCTTCAGCCCAGCAGCAACTACTCCCAGGATCAGGGCaagttcatttctctcttctacaCCATTGTCACCCCCATGGTCAACCCTGTCATATATACTCTGCGGAATAGGGATATGATTGGAGCAATGAAGAAAGTGTTCTGTAGGGATATGACCCTAGATGACTGA